A window of Campylobacter cuniculorum DSM 23162 = LMG 24588 contains these coding sequences:
- the rpsS gene encoding 30S ribosomal protein S19 codes for MARSLKKGPFVDDHVMKKVIAAKKANDNKPIKTWSRRSTIVPDMIGLTFNVHNGKSFIPVYITENHIGYKLGEFAPTRTFKGHKGSVQKKIGK; via the coding sequence ATGGCTAGATCACTGAAAAAAGGTCCTTTTGTTGATGATCATGTAATGAAAAAAGTCATCGCTGCGAAAAAGGCTAATGATAATAAACCGATTAAAACTTGGTCAAGACGCAGTACTATCGTTCCGGATATGATAGGCTTAACTTTCAATGTGCATAATGGCAAAAGCTTTATTCCTGTGTATATTACCGAAAATCATATCGGTTATAAGCTTGGTGAATTTGCACCAACACGCACCTTTAAAGGGCATAAAGGCTCTGTGCAAAAAAAGATTGGTAAATAG
- the rplV gene encoding 50S ribosomal protein L22, whose product MSKALIKFIRLSPTKARLIAREIQGMNAELAMASLKFMPNKGAKYIANAISSAVSNGSFEPNEVIVKSCRVDAGSVLKRFRARARGSASRIRKPTSHIFVEVEKLEEKKDETKKSNKSTKTAKVKKEN is encoded by the coding sequence ATGAGTAAGGCTTTGATTAAATTTATAAGACTATCTCCGACTAAGGCGAGATTGATTGCAAGAGAAATTCAAGGAATGAATGCTGAACTTGCAATGGCAAGTTTAAAATTTATGCCAAATAAAGGGGCAAAATATATTGCAAACGCAATTTCAAGTGCAGTTTCAAATGGAAGTTTTGAACCCAATGAAGTTATAGTTAAGAGTTGCCGTGTGGATGCAGGTTCTGTTTTAAAAAGATTCAGAGCACGTGCAAGAGGAAGTGCAAGTCGTATTAGAAAGCCTACTTCACATATCTTCGTAGAAGTAGAGAAGCTTGAAGAGAAAAAAGATGAGACAAAAAAATCTAATAAAAGCACTAAAACAGCGAAAGTGAAAAAGGAAAACTAA
- the rpsC gene encoding 30S ribosomal protein S3 yields MGQKVNPIGLRLGINRNWDSRWFPTKANLVENIGEDYKIRAFLKRKLYYAGISQILIERTAKKLRVTVIAARPGIIIGKKGSDVDILRKDIQDLIHKDVNINIKEERKAGASAQLAAESVATQLEKRIAFRRAMKKIIQGAQKAGAKGIKVSVSGRLGGAEMARTEWYLEGRVPLHTLRAKIDYGFAEARTTYGNIGVKVWIFKGEVLQKGVQTEKSEENTPAKKPRRRRSK; encoded by the coding sequence ATGGGACAAAAAGTCAATCCAATCGGTTTAAGACTAGGAATCAATAGAAATTGGGATTCAAGATGGTTTCCAACCAAAGCAAATTTGGTAGAAAATATCGGTGAAGATTATAAAATAAGAGCTTTTTTAAAAAGAAAACTTTATTATGCAGGAATCAGTCAAATTTTGATTGAAAGAACGGCTAAAAAATTGCGTGTAACCGTTATTGCGGCAAGACCGGGCATTATCATCGGTAAAAAAGGAAGTGATGTTGATATTTTAAGAAAGGATATACAGGATTTAATCCATAAAGATGTCAATATCAATATAAAAGAAGAGAGAAAAGCGGGAGCTTCAGCTCAACTTGCTGCTGAAAGTGTTGCAACTCAACTTGAAAAAAGAATTGCTTTTAGAAGAGCGATGAAAAAAATCATTCAAGGGGCTCAAAAAGCGGGAGCTAAAGGCATCAAGGTTTCAGTATCAGGTCGTTTGGGTGGTGCTGAAATGGCAAGAACAGAATGGTATCTTGAAGGACGCGTTCCACTCCATACTTTAAGAGCAAAGATTGATTATGGTTTTGCAGAAGCAAGAACAACTTATGGAAATATAGGCGTTAAGGTGTGGATTTTCAAAGGAGAAGTTTTGCAAAAAGGTGTGCAAACTGAAAAAAGCGAAGAAAATACTCCAGCGAAAAAACCAAGACGCAGAAGGAGTAAATAA
- the rplP gene encoding 50S ribosomal protein L16, translating into MLMPKRTKYRKMMKGRNRGYASRGTEFTFGEYALKATEAGRINSRQIEAARIALTRFVKRQGKTWIRVFPDKPLTKKPLETRMGKGKGGVEEWVMNIKPGRIIYEMAGVSEDMARQALTLAMHKLPFKTKFITRESQNEIY; encoded by the coding sequence ATGTTAATGCCAAAAAGAACTAAATATCGCAAAATGATGAAAGGACGCAATCGTGGCTATGCAAGCAGGGGAACAGAATTTACTTTTGGCGAATATGCTTTAAAGGCAACGGAGGCTGGAAGGATTAATTCGCGTCAAATTGAAGCTGCACGTATTGCTTTAACGCGTTTTGTTAAAAGACAAGGTAAAACTTGGATTAGAGTTTTTCCCGATAAACCTTTGACTAAAAAACCTTTAGAGACTCGTATGGGTAAAGGTAAGGGCGGAGTTGAAGAATGGGTGATGAATATCAAACCCGGACGCATTATTTATGAGATGGCAGGCGTGAGTGAAGATATGGCGAGACAAGCTTTAACCTTAGCGATGCATAAATTACCATTTAAAACCAAGTTTATTACAAGAGAGAGTCAAAATGAAATATACTGA
- the rpmC gene encoding 50S ribosomal protein L29 gives MKYTEIKDKTAKELGEMLKEKKLLLFTLKQKLKTMQLTNVKELSQVKKDIARINTAINALQ, from the coding sequence ATGAAATATACTGAAATCAAAGATAAAACAGCTAAAGAGCTTGGGGAAATGCTAAAAGAGAAAAAGTTGCTTTTATTCACTTTAAAACAAAAGCTAAAAACAATGCAGCTTACTAATGTCAAAGAACTTAGTCAAGTTAAAAAAGACATTGCCAGAATTAATACAGCGATTAATGCTTTACAATAA
- the rpsQ gene encoding 30S ribosomal protein S17 — translation MAFKREIQGIVVKIAGDKTANVLVERKVVHPRYRKIVKRFKKYLIHDEKNELKVGDVIVAVECRPLSKRKAFRLKSVLVAGVE, via the coding sequence ATGGCATTTAAAAGAGAAATTCAAGGTATTGTTGTTAAGATTGCTGGAGATAAGACAGCAAATGTTTTGGTGGAAAGAAAAGTCGTTCATCCAAGATACAGAAAAATTGTCAAACGTTTTAAAAAATACCTCATTCACGATGAAAAAAACGAGCTTAAAGTTGGCGATGTGATTGTTGCAGTAGAATGCAGACCGCTTTCAAAAAGAAAAGCTTTTCGTTTAAAATCTGTATTAGTTGCAGGAGTTGAGTGA
- the rplN gene encoding 50S ribosomal protein L14, which translates to MIQSFTRLAVADNSGAKELMCIKVLGGSKRRYATVGDVIVASVKKALPNGKVKKGQVVKAVIVRTKKEIHRENGSLIRFDENAAVILDNKREPIGTRIFGPVGREVRYGGFMKIVSLAPEVL; encoded by the coding sequence ATGATTCAAAGTTTTACAAGACTTGCAGTTGCAGATAATAGCGGTGCAAAAGAACTTATGTGTATTAAGGTTTTAGGAGGTAGCAAAAGGAGATATGCTACAGTTGGTGATGTGATTGTTGCATCTGTTAAAAAGGCTTTGCCAAATGGTAAAGTGAAAAAGGGTCAAGTTGTCAAAGCAGTTATTGTAAGGACTAAAAAAGAAATTCATAGAGAAAATGGTTCTTTAATACGTTTTGATGAAAATGCTGCTGTGATTCTTGATAATAAAAGAGAGCCTATCGGGACTCGTATTTTTGGACCTGTGGGTCGCGAAGTTAGATATGGTGGTTTTATGAAAATTGTTTCATTAGCACCGGAGGTTTTATAA
- the rplX gene encoding 50S ribosomal protein L24 — protein MAVKFKIKKGDNVKVIAGDDKGKIGKVLAVYPKKSQVIVEGCKIAKKAIKPSDKNPNGGFINKEMPINISNVAKTGE, from the coding sequence ATGGCGGTAAAATTTAAGATTAAAAAAGGCGATAATGTTAAGGTTATTGCAGGAGATGATAAGGGTAAGATAGGTAAGGTTTTGGCTGTTTATCCCAAAAAATCTCAAGTGATAGTTGAGGGTTGTAAAATTGCTAAAAAAGCTATAAAGCCAAGTGATAAAAATCCTAATGGCGGTTTTATCAATAAAGAAATGCCTATAAACATTTCAAATGTAGCTAAAACAGGAGAGTAA
- the rplE gene encoding 50S ribosomal protein L5: MMRLKEKYNQSIKATLSKEFDIKNPMLIPSIEKIVISVGAGDLAKDQKVLQNIADTISLIAGQKAVITKAKKSVAGFKVREGFPVGVMVTLRNDNMFAFLDKLISIALPRVKDFRGLSRDGFDGRGNYNFGLDEQLMFPEVEYDKILRTHGMNISIVTTAQNDKEAQKLLELMGVPLAKGRQNG, encoded by the coding sequence ATGATGAGATTAAAAGAAAAATACAATCAAAGCATAAAAGCTACTTTAAGCAAGGAATTTGATATTAAAAATCCTATGCTCATCCCTTCAATAGAAAAGATTGTGATTAGCGTTGGTGCAGGAGATTTAGCAAAGGATCAAAAAGTGTTGCAAAATATTGCAGATACTATATCTTTGATTGCAGGACAAAAGGCTGTCATCACTAAGGCTAAAAAATCTGTTGCAGGATTTAAAGTAAGAGAAGGTTTTCCTGTTGGGGTTATGGTCACTTTAAGAAATGATAATATGTTTGCTTTTCTTGATAAACTCATCTCTATAGCTTTACCACGTGTAAAAGATTTTAGAGGCTTAAGTCGCGATGGCTTTGATGGACGCGGAAATTATAATTTCGGACTTGATGAACAATTAATGTTTCCAGAAGTTGAATATGATAAAATTTTAAGGACTCACGGAATGAATATTAGCATTGTTACAACAGCACAAAATGATAAAGAGGCACAAAAATTATTAGAGCTTATGGGTGTGCCACTTGCAAAAGGAAGACAAAATGGCTAA
- a CDS encoding type Z 30S ribosomal protein S14 → MAKKSMIAKAARKPKFQVRAYSRCQICGRPHSVYRDFGICRVCLRKMGNEGLIPGLKKASW, encoded by the coding sequence ATGGCTAAAAAATCAATGATAGCAAAAGCAGCACGTAAGCCTAAATTTCAAGTTAGGGCTTATAGTAGATGCCAAATTTGTGGGCGTCCGCATTCTGTTTATAGGGATTTTGGAATTTGCAGAGTTTGCCTTAGAAAAATGGGAAATGAAGGCTTGATTCCGGGTCTTAAAAAAGCAAGTTGGTAA
- the rpsH gene encoding 30S ribosomal protein S8 — protein sequence MINDIISDSLTRIRNASMRKLETTKLLHSKVVEALVGIFAAKGYIESFNVIEEDKKKFINVVLKYDAKGKSIINELKRISKPGRRVYKGKDEIKRFKNGYGTIVVSTSRGVLANDEAYKAGVGGEILCTIW from the coding sequence ATGATTAATGATATTATTTCAGATTCACTCACTCGCATCAGAAATGCAAGTATGAGAAAGCTTGAAACCACTAAACTCTTACATTCTAAGGTTGTTGAAGCTTTGGTTGGAATTTTTGCAGCTAAAGGCTATATAGAAAGCTTTAATGTCATTGAAGAGGATAAAAAGAAATTTATCAATGTGGTGTTAAAATACGACGCAAAGGGTAAAAGCATTATCAATGAGCTTAAAAGAATTTCTAAGCCGGGTCGCCGTGTTTATAAAGGCAAAGATGAAATTAAAAGATTTAAAAATGGTTATGGTACGATTGTAGTCAGCACAAGTCGCGGTGTTTTAGCAAATGATGAAGCATACAAAGCCGGAGTTGGTGGTGAAATTCTGTGTACCATTTGGTAG
- the rplF gene encoding 50S ribosomal protein L6, translated as MSRIGKQPVVIPAGVEVKLEGNLLKFKKGNLAKELDIKANVNVEIKDNHIIFSPKGEDRQSRAYWGTYRALTQNIVLGITEGFSKTLEINGVGYKATLKGKVLELSLGFSHPINYAIPEGIEIAVDKNNVIVKGSDKQVVGQVAAQIREFRPPEPYKGKGVKYIDERIIRKAGKTSKK; from the coding sequence ATGTCGCGTATAGGTAAGCAACCTGTTGTTATTCCAGCAGGTGTTGAAGTAAAATTAGAAGGAAATTTGCTTAAATTTAAAAAAGGAAATTTAGCCAAAGAATTAGATATAAAAGCAAATGTAAATGTTGAGATAAAAGATAATCATATTATTTTTTCTCCAAAAGGTGAAGACAGACAAAGCAGAGCGTATTGGGGTACTTATAGGGCTTTAACTCAAAACATTGTTTTAGGAATCACAGAAGGTTTTAGCAAAACTCTTGAAATCAACGGAGTTGGATATAAAGCTACATTAAAAGGAAAAGTTTTAGAGCTTAGTTTAGGTTTTTCACACCCTATAAATTATGCTATTCCAGAAGGCATTGAAATTGCAGTGGATAAAAATAATGTGATTGTGAAGGGAAGCGATAAGCAAGTTGTCGGTCAGGTTGCTGCTCAAATTAGAGAATTTAGACCACCAGAGCCGTATAAAGGAAAAGGCGTGAAATATATTGATGAACGCATTATACGCAAAGCGGGCAAGACCTCTAAAAAATAA
- the rplR gene encoding 50S ribosomal protein L18, protein MRANVLKRKLNLRIKRKKRIRAKISGCDKFPRISVFKSNKTLYIQAIDDVKAVTLAAINGQKIGVKANKEGAKKIASEFAELLKSKKINQAVFDRNGYIYHGVIAALAESLRENGIKL, encoded by the coding sequence ATGAGAGCAAATGTATTAAAAAGAAAACTTAATTTAAGAATCAAAAGAAAAAAAAGAATTCGAGCTAAAATTTCAGGTTGTGACAAGTTTCCAAGAATTTCAGTGTTTAAATCTAATAAAACTTTATACATTCAAGCTATTGACGATGTTAAAGCCGTGACTCTTGCAGCCATTAATGGGCAAAAAATCGGAGTAAAAGCTAATAAAGAAGGGGCTAAAAAAATCGCTAGTGAATTTGCAGAACTTTTAAAAAGCAAAAAAATCAATCAAGCTGTTTTTGATAGAAATGGTTATATTTATCACGGCGTAATTGCAGCTTTGGCTGAATCTTTAAGAGAAAATGGCATTAAGCTATAA
- the rpsE gene encoding 30S ribosomal protein S5 — MQKYNREEFEEVIVDIGRVTKVVKGGRRFRFTALVVIGNRKGLVGVGYGKAKEVPDAIRKAVDDAFKNIIEVKTKGSTIAHDVEVKYNASRILLKPASEGTGVIAGGSTRPIMELAGIKDILTKSLGSNNSSNVVNATIKALSMLKG, encoded by the coding sequence ATGCAAAAATACAATAGAGAAGAATTTGAAGAGGTTATTGTCGATATAGGCAGAGTTACAAAGGTTGTTAAAGGAGGTAGAAGATTTAGATTTACCGCTTTAGTGGTTATAGGCAATCGTAAAGGTTTAGTTGGTGTGGGATACGGCAAGGCTAAAGAAGTTCCGGATGCGATTCGTAAGGCTGTCGATGATGCTTTTAAAAATATTATCGAAGTTAAAACTAAAGGTTCAACAATTGCTCACGATGTTGAGGTAAAATATAATGCAAGTCGTATTTTGCTTAAACCTGCAAGTGAGGGGACGGGAGTTATTGCAGGGGGTTCTACGCGTCCTATTATGGAGCTTGCAGGGATTAAAGACATTTTAACTAAATCTTTGGGTTCAAATAATTCTTCAAATGTAGTCAATGCGACAATTAAAGCCCTAAGCATGTTAAAAGGATAA
- the rplO gene encoding 50S ribosomal protein L15 — protein sequence MNLQKAAGSTHKTKRIGRGQGSGMGKTATKGGKGQTARKGYNEKRGFEGGQQPLQRRLPKVGFSSRKEKPYAINVEKIAAIKDLKELTFQSIKAVHKISKSVKKIKLIGKSAKDLASKIKDENISVTGSK from the coding sequence ATGAATTTACAAAAAGCAGCAGGTTCAACACATAAAACCAAAAGAATAGGTCGCGGACAAGGAAGCGGTATGGGTAAAACCGCTACTAAAGGTGGAAAAGGACAAACCGCTCGAAAAGGTTATAATGAAAAAAGAGGCTTTGAAGGCGGACAGCAACCTCTTCAAAGAAGATTGCCAAAAGTGGGTTTTAGCTCGAGGAAAGAAAAACCTTATGCTATTAATGTTGAAAAGATTGCAGCCATTAAAGATTTGAAAGAATTGACATTTCAGAGTATTAAGGCTGTGCATAAAATTTCAAAATCTGTTAAAAAAATCAAACTCATTGGTAAGAGTGCAAAGGATTTAGCTTCAAAAATTAAAGATGAGAATATTAGCGTTACTGGAAGTAAATAA
- the secY gene encoding preprotein translocase subunit SecY, with amino-acid sequence MNKTLVNKILITLAFLFAYRVLAYVPVPGVNADVIAEFFNNNQNNALGLFNVFSGGAAERFSIISLGIMPYITASIIMELLAATFPNIGKMKKERDSIQKYMQIIRYATIIITLIQSIGVAIGLQGLHGRGGVGAIMIEDLNIFIALCAISMLAGTMLLMWLGEQITQRGVGNGISLIIFAGIVSSIPAAISNTVGQINSGEMNFLTAFAILVLILLTIGVIIYVELGERRIPISYSRKVVMQNQNKRIMNYIPIKVNLSGVIPPIFASAILMFPTTILQTSTNPYIQTINDFLNPNGYVFHILTFLFVIFFAYFYASIVFNAKDISENLKKQGGFIPGIRPGEGTAHYLNEIASRLTLSGSIYLGLVATLPWILVKFMGVPFYFGGTSVLIVVQVALDTMRKIEAQIYMNKYQTLSAVGL; translated from the coding sequence ATGAATAAAACACTGGTGAATAAAATTTTAATCACTCTAGCATTTTTATTTGCTTATAGAGTTTTAGCTTATGTGCCTGTTCCGGGCGTGAATGCTGATGTCATTGCAGAATTTTTTAATAACAATCAAAACAATGCTCTTGGGTTGTTTAATGTCTTTAGCGGTGGAGCAGCGGAGCGATTTTCTATTATTTCTTTAGGAATTATGCCCTATATTACAGCTTCGATTATTATGGAGCTTTTAGCCGCTACTTTTCCAAATATAGGAAAAATGAAAAAAGAAAGAGACAGCATACAAAAATATATGCAAATCATCCGTTATGCAACCATAATCATAACTTTAATTCAAAGCATAGGTGTAGCCATAGGTTTGCAAGGTTTGCATGGACGCGGTGGAGTTGGTGCAATTATGATTGAGGATTTAAACATTTTCATTGCTCTTTGTGCAATTTCTATGCTTGCAGGGACTATGCTTTTAATGTGGCTTGGAGAGCAAATCACTCAAAGAGGCGTGGGCAATGGAATTTCTTTAATCATTTTTGCAGGCATTGTTTCTAGCATACCTGCAGCCATTTCAAATACAGTTGGACAAATTAATTCTGGAGAGATGAATTTTTTAACCGCTTTTGCAATTTTGGTGTTGATTTTACTCACAATAGGCGTGATTATTTATGTTGAGCTTGGAGAAAGGAGAATTCCTATTTCTTACTCGAGAAAAGTCGTCATGCAAAATCAAAATAAACGCATTATGAATTATATACCCATTAAAGTCAATTTAAGCGGGGTCATTCCTCCTATTTTTGCAAGTGCGATTTTAATGTTTCCAACAACGATTTTACAAACAAGTACTAATCCCTATATTCAAACCATTAATGATTTTTTAAATCCAAACGGCTATGTGTTTCATATCTTAACCTTTTTATTTGTGATTTTCTTTGCGTATTTTTATGCGAGTATAGTTTTTAATGCTAAGGATATTTCTGAAAATCTTAAAAAGCAAGGGGGATTTATACCCGGAATTCGTCCGGGCGAGGGAACAGCACATTATCTTAATGAAATAGCTTCAAGGCTTACTCTATCGGGCTCTATTTATCTTGGCTTGGTTGCAACCTTGCCTTGGATTTTAGTGAAATTTATGGGTGTGCCTTTTTATTTTGGAGGTACTTCTGTGCTTATTGTTGTGCAAGTTGCCTTGGATACAATGAGAAAAATTGAAGCTCAAATTTATATGAATAAATACCAAACTTTAAGTGCAGTAGGGCTTTAA
- a CDS encoding FAD-binding and (Fe-S)-binding domain-containing protein has product MQAAYENFKKECKKFLLNAEECRIYDDYLRRFAYGIDASCYRYIPKLVLKPNNEEEVQKIILLSKKFNIPLTFRAAGTSLSGQACTNHVLVVCMKGWQRIEANENSLWCDCGVIASQANEALKKFGKKIGPDPATINNASIAGIFSNNSSGMCCGVKQNSYQTIKSVRVILNDGFILDTSDSENLKEFIQTHQKLVDELLSLRKEILEDKELCKEIERKFRIKNTTGYGLNTFIDFSDIKDLLNHIFIGAEGTLGFVSRVEYYAVEDFKFKACALLFYENLSLASLAIKTLSKNDALVSAAEIMDYACLKAMSHMQGLPQILQELKEGNCCILIQLEENQKELLKNNTAFITKELENIPTLFGINFSFDEQEQASWWKIRKGLLPISAANKRPKSTVITEDICFEIDNFAKGIEGITKLFELYNFQGIIFGHALSGNVHFIITPLLDDVVEKENFAKFMDAMVNLVLTLKGSTKAEHGTGRMMAPFIEQEWGEKAYKINQRIKKIFDPQKLFNPDVILCEDPQIHIKNLKPSHQIEDYLEACMECGFCEKVCPSKNFTLTPRQRIAVHREIKRLQSLKEKSKEQEEELENLQKGYKYFVIDTCATCSMCSTLCPIEIDTAKIANSYYNNKASKKELFIAKTLSSHMDKTINLAKFGMSMLDFGSKILGQDRLERLSFKLNQKFNTPVILKTMPHKNSYTFKDKISNSYFEKNENSASVVYFSSCLNRAFSANKRPIQEVFESLCLKANIKLIYPKNIEKMCCGKAFKHYTQKEPSLNPLHFALQELLLCSCNGDIAIVCDHSACSAEILDKLKDLKGFEKLKIYDMSVFVKEFILSKLDIKALDENIGIYSVCATKKGGWADSLVELAQSCTKAKVYTHSGTYCCAFAGNKGFINPQFNQNALEDLKNHFKKLEVKKMYASSSTCELGLSAATDKNWEHIIYLLDEVSSAKTIENS; this is encoded by the coding sequence ATGCAAGCAGCTTATGAAAATTTCAAAAAAGAATGCAAAAAATTTCTACTCAACGCAGAGGAATGTAGAATTTATGATGATTATCTTAGACGCTTTGCCTACGGAATCGATGCATCTTGTTATCGCTATATCCCAAAACTCGTTTTAAAACCAAATAATGAAGAAGAGGTGCAAAAAATCATTTTATTAAGCAAAAAATTCAATATCCCTCTTACTTTTAGAGCTGCTGGAACAAGCTTAAGCGGACAAGCTTGCACAAATCATGTGCTTGTGGTGTGCATGAAGGGGTGGCAAAGGATTGAAGCAAATGAAAATTCTCTATGGTGTGATTGTGGAGTTATCGCCTCACAAGCAAACGAAGCCCTTAAAAAATTTGGCAAAAAAATAGGACCTGACCCCGCAACCATAAACAATGCAAGTATAGCGGGAATTTTTTCAAACAATTCAAGCGGTATGTGTTGCGGAGTTAAACAAAACAGCTATCAAACCATTAAATCCGTGCGTGTGATTTTAAATGATGGCTTTATTTTAGACACTTCTGATTCTGAAAATCTTAAAGAATTCATCCAAACTCATCAAAAGCTTGTCGATGAACTTTTAAGTCTTAGAAAAGAAATTTTAGAGGATAAAGAGCTATGCAAGGAGATTGAACGTAAATTTCGCATCAAAAATACCACAGGATATGGTCTTAACACTTTCATAGATTTTAGCGATATTAAAGATCTTTTAAATCATATTTTTATAGGGGCTGAAGGAACTTTGGGTTTTGTTTCAAGGGTGGAGTATTATGCTGTGGAGGACTTTAAATTTAAAGCTTGTGCCTTGCTTTTTTATGAAAATCTTAGCCTAGCATCTTTAGCCATTAAAACACTTTCAAAAAACGATGCCTTAGTCAGTGCGGCAGAGATTATGGACTATGCGTGTTTAAAAGCTATGTCTCATATGCAAGGTCTGCCTCAAATTTTACAAGAATTAAAAGAAGGAAATTGCTGTATTTTAATCCAGCTTGAAGAAAATCAAAAAGAACTTCTTAAAAACAACACAGCCTTCATCACAAAAGAGCTTGAAAATATTCCTACACTTTTTGGGATAAATTTTAGTTTTGATGAGCAAGAACAAGCGAGTTGGTGGAAAATTCGTAAGGGTTTATTGCCCATATCTGCGGCTAATAAGCGTCCAAAAAGCACGGTTATTACAGAAGACATTTGCTTTGAAATTGACAATTTCGCAAAAGGCATTGAAGGCATTACAAAGCTTTTTGAGCTCTATAATTTTCAAGGCATTATCTTTGGACATGCCTTAAGTGGGAATGTGCATTTTATTATCACTCCGCTTTTAGATGATGTGGTGGAAAAAGAAAATTTTGCAAAATTTATGGATGCTATGGTGAATTTAGTGCTTACTTTAAAAGGCAGCACTAAGGCAGAGCACGGCACAGGACGTATGATGGCACCTTTTATCGAGCAAGAATGGGGTGAGAAAGCCTATAAAATCAATCAACGCATTAAAAAAATCTTTGATCCTCAAAAGCTTTTCAATCCGGATGTGATTCTTTGCGAGGATCCTCAAATTCATATAAAAAATTTAAAACCCTCTCATCAAATCGAGGATTATCTCGAAGCTTGTATGGAATGCGGTTTTTGTGAAAAGGTTTGCCCGAGCAAGAATTTTACTCTCACTCCAAGACAAAGAATTGCTGTGCATAGAGAAATCAAACGCCTTCAATCCTTAAAAGAAAAAAGTAAAGAACAAGAAGAGGAATTAGAAAATTTACAAAAAGGATATAAATATTTTGTGATAGATACTTGTGCAACTTGTTCAATGTGTTCTACGCTTTGTCCCATTGAGATTGATACAGCAAAAATTGCGAATTCTTATTACAATAACAAGGCATCAAAAAAAGAGCTTTTTATTGCAAAAACCCTCTCCTCTCATATGGATAAAACTATAAATTTAGCAAAATTTGGTATGAGTATGCTTGATTTTGGCTCTAAAATACTTGGTCAAGACAGGCTTGAAAGATTGAGCTTTAAATTGAATCAAAAATTCAATACTCCGGTGATTTTAAAGACTATGCCACACAAAAATTCCTATACTTTTAAGGATAAAATTTCAAATTCTTACTTTGAAAAAAATGAAAATTCCGCAAGTGTGGTGTATTTTTCAAGTTGTCTTAATCGTGCTTTTAGTGCAAACAAACGCCCTATACAAGAAGTATTTGAGAGCCTATGTCTTAAGGCAAATATCAAGCTTATTTATCCAAAAAATATAGAAAAAATGTGTTGTGGAAAAGCTTTTAAGCATTACACTCAAAAAGAACCTTCACTCAATCCTTTGCATTTTGCCTTACAAGAATTATTGCTTTGTTCTTGCAATGGAGATATTGCTATTGTTTGTGATCATAGTGCTTGTTCTGCTGAAATTTTAGACAAACTTAAGGACTTAAAAGGCTTTGAAAAACTTAAAATTTATGATATGAGTGTTTTTGTCAAAGAATTCATTTTATCAAAGCTTGACATTAAGGCTCTTGATGAAAATATTGGAATTTATTCTGTTTGTGCGACTAAAAAAGGAGGCTGGGCGGATAGTCTTGTTGAACTTGCTCAAAGTTGCACGAAGGCAAAAGTTTATACGCATTCTGGAACTTATTGCTGTGCTTTTGCGGGAAATAAGGGCTTTATAAATCCTCAATTCAATCAAAACGCCTTAGAAGATTTAAAAAACCATTTTAAAAAACTTGAAGTTAAAAAAATGTATGCAAGTTCAAGTACTTGTGAATTAGGTTTGAGTGCTGCGACAGATAAAAATTGGGAGCATATTATTTATCTGCTTGATGAGGTTTCATCTGCAAAAACAATAGAAAATTCTTAA